The nucleotide sequence GCCACCTGGTAGATAGTGCCATTACATTAGAGTATCCTAAAATTTTATATGCACTTATAGAATTGCTTCACTTTTGTAACTATTAGAAAATGGCACTGGCAAAGAGCTTTTGATCTGCTACAACAGTTCTCTACTTCATTGTAATTGAACATATGGACAGATCGGATACAGGAGGTTCCTATCAACTGATGATTTTTCATTTATTAGTCGCATATAAAATGTTGAGGTGAATTCTCAATGTTTCTGTAGAATGCATAAggggagagagtgagagaaagCAGGAGACCAAAACTTTCATTTCTCGCaggctaaaaaaattacaaaaactaTGTTCATTCTTCACTAGATATCTTTCTTCAGAAAAGGCCATATTTCAAACTTAAATCATATACACCTTTCCCATTTACAATTCGGTCATCATTTGATATATCATTTCCAAAGAATGCAAGTCAGGTATAATTTGCCATGCTAGAAACGGTATCAACTAACAAGATTGATATTTGATGGCAAAATAAGAAGTATAGCCTTCCATACTCAAGTTACGATGGTAATCCTACTGACAAAATGGGCGACAGAAACAAATGCAAGGAGGCATTGGAGCCTAACCTGAAAaggagaaatgaaaaaaatggtCAAAGAGGAAGCAACATCGAATAAATGGATATGTTTAATGAATTTACCTATGTTATGTTCCCAAGTATTCCATTAGATCATCATCATGCAGCAGCAAATCATCAATATCTGGGATTGGGCTACTGATACTGATATAGTCTAAAGGTAATCCCGCAAAGGAACTGCCAGCAAACTTATCTTGTTCGCCATAGAAAGGGTAATCAATGAGCTGCATATCTCCAGGAACAGAAGTAGAATTCCCACTACCAATTATTTGATCACTATAAGGACTGTTGTCAGCTGGTGTTCTGATACCCAAGGGAACCACATGATGCTCCATGATAGATAGTGGAAGTGGTTGCTTAGGAGGTATGGTCTGGTAACTACTAGGCATATTGTTAAAGCCTGAATCAGAATCCTGTGGGAAGATATTTCCAGTTTTTGGCCTGGAATTGTCACTGCTTTCATAAGGTACAGCCTGGCCTCTCATGCATATGCTTACAGGAGTAGCAATTGTTGCCTGCGCATTGCCATAGTGATTAAAATCGGCAGGAAGATGGGCCAGTTCTTGAGTATTTCCTCTGTGTTGCAAAGCTTCACTCGTATTAGCTTCCTCATTGAAGCTTGTAATCTGGTTAGCCATGCCTTGGATTTCTACCTGGTCCAGTCGGTTCATATCTGGAATCATATTCCTTGAATGTTCTGATGCGTCATCAGCTCTTTGTACCTCCTGCTCAATTACGGTGACACTGTGGCGTGGTCTTTTTCTCTTTGGTGGTTCTTTTGTTCCTGCCTTCTTAGGAACAACCTGATTAGGGCGTTTGACTTTAGCTCTTTCTCTCCTTGTTGGGGCATGCTCCTCGCTCAACTGTGCAGCCGGAGAAAGATCTTGTTCATCATCTCCAGATGATGTTGAAAGGGGAGCCTCCTCAAAACCATCAACATCATACTCATTACTGCTGCTGTGTGTGTCCCCATTTCTGTACTCCAGAGCACCGTGGTGAGTAACCTCTGACATGCCATTGTCAATGCTGAGAACAAGCCTTTCCTCTCTCTGTAGAACACCCAACCAAATCAGGCTCTCTTTTGCAGTCATCTTATCCTGCAAGCATTTTGATTTCCTAACATGGTTTCTGATCTTATCGAAGTTTGGGGACATGTGCTTGATCACACCTGTAAGCACCCCAACCTTCCAGACCTTCTTAAGATCATGTGGCTTTTTATACGGAGGAATTTGCCCCCTCGGAAGGCCCAACGCAATCCACCAATCCTCGTTCCCTGAAGGCCACCACGGGGGTGGAGTGCCCCTCTCCAATGGGTACTTGCGCTGCGGTGGATCACAGTGCTGCATCAATGACGAAAGCAGTGAACCGAGAGTGGCGTCTTGGAGATCCATCAAGCTGTGCTGGCTCTTGATCCCGCTGCTCGGAGCATCAGCCGACGCCAAGTTCTCCGACTCATACTTTGCGATTGCCGCCGGCCCGTTCTTATCAAACTTCACCTTCTCCTTCCACCAAGCTCTAATATTGTCGGAAGCGCCGCTCACGGGCTTCCCTTTATCAGGGATGATCCCGTAAACGAACCCGCGCGCGTTGCACACCTCCATCAGCTTGAGCATGTACTTGAGGATCCCGTCCTGCGCCCTCGACATCTTCTTGCGCATGGCCTGATCGGATATCGGCTTCCCCTTGGACTTGTCCAGCTCAGCCTGCTGCAGCGCAAGGGCGAGCCTGTCCTGCCTCTCCTTGATCCTCCTCAGCTTGATCCTGTCTTTCCACATCCGCCGGGCCAGATCCTCGGCCTCAATCTCCTCGTCGCTGACATCATTCTCCGTCAGATTCTGGATGCCCTCCACCTCGAAGTCCGACGAATCCCCCAACTCCGTCGCAATGATAGCCAGATGATCCATCACAACACCACAAACTAGGGATTTCCCACAACCCGATCACATCCAACTCCACTCCCCCCCAACCCTCTCCTCGTCAGCAATCCGCCCACCGAAATCCTAGCGAGAATTCATACCTCCCGGTGCCAATCGGGAGCGAGTCAGCACCAATCCGAATCCGCGAAACAAGCCCTGCAAAAGGCGAAGACCAATACAGGATTAACGCCACCAAAAAACCAAAACCCCATCCATCCACCCCGACTCATCCAGGAACACCGAAACAACGAACAGAAATCGGAGGAATCAGCAGGGCGGGCGCGTACTTGGGCAGCAGCGGATGGGATtgtgcgcggcgcggcgcgaggcgaatGCGACggcgaaagagagagaagaaatcgctgtgctcccctcctccctcgaaTCGAAGCGAATCAATCTGTTCGGGGGAATGgggaattttatttatttttttaattttttttgcccaGTGGAGGTGGAAAAGATTCGCTTCTCTTCCGTGTTtccctttttttagaaaaaataaaaggggAAAGGGAAAGGAAACACGAGGGAGGCTAGCGCTGAGGAGGAAGGGAGCAGGGGTAgggaaggaaagaaagaaaggctcGCAGATCCCATTTGCTCCGGTCCACTCTGTGCACAGCCCTGTGTTGTCTAggactacctccgtctcaaaataagtgcggTCATGGAAATCTGTtttcaacatttgaccgttcgtcttatttgaaaaatttatgaaatttttttaaaaaaatagtcacacataaagtattattcatgttttattatctaatagcaataaaaatagtaatcataaaaaaaattcaaataagacaaacgatcaaacgttggagatgaatagtgtaaaactgcacttattttaggacggagggagtaagttggagttgggaaCTCTCCTCCAAACATGTAAAACGGAGCTATCCATTAGTaagaattaattatttttttaaaaaaataaatcaatatgatttttaaagaaacttttgtatatttttttatgcaaaaTCATGCTATTTAGCAATTTGGTAAGCATGTGTACGGAAAACGAGGAAAGTGAGTTGGGAAAGCTAATTCTATATACCACTTTAAATGATGTTACACGTAAATGATCCAGAATTACTAATTTTAGAAATTGTAAAGGGTTACGTACAAAACCTTCAAATTCACCTTCTACCAACAAATGAATTATAAGAGTCTCCAATCTTGTATGATCCGACCGTATGACTCGTGAACATAGTCGGAGAGGATAAAACGAGGTGATCTAGAAGCATTTTTTCAGTGTGGCTGCCCTTGGAGATGACATTATATGCTTAATCATCTAACCATGCTataaacttgttttttttttgcttttgcttttatttctcaaaatatactccctccattccaaattaatctgcatatatatttttttaagttattcctaaatgatctacatatttgcgTTCATTCATTAGGACTATTCGTTATTTGTACATTGGAGTAAATAgatattgatgcatgcatccatgcacacaagcatttataacccacatgcaatatcttgatttgctattggctagaaaatagtggggatggtgtatgcattgagtttgttgctagagtaaatatagtatgagagagttattagcttttcttggtcttggtatACCTATGAAATATGCAGATAGGGAGTATGTTGCAACACACAGGTTTTAGCtagttttttgaaaaaaaaaatgttggagTGTGTGTCATTTCACATAAATTTCATTTATCAAGTTAATTTATAATAGATGATAGCTGGGTTAGAATATGTATTTTTTACCAACTACTTGTCGTAAGTTACAGTTAAAATAGTTAAGCTGTTTAGAAAGATGCGAAGATTTGTTCGTGATTTTCAAATATAGTGGTTTTCTCATTGTTGTTAGaatataatatactccctctgtgtCAAGATAAATCAACTTTTGTCCTAAATCTAGACATTAACGTAGagagttaatttatttttttatgggagTATCATTTTTTATTACACAAAAGACGCACACTACTCCCACATCCACGAGTGTGTCTCCTAAAACACGCTCAAATTTAGCCGCGGCCGTAGCACCACTATAACCCATTTGTTGCTTCATTTTGCGTGTAAAgggagggttcccaacccttcCAAAACAACACAGCCCGTATAACTCAGCCAACCCAACAGTCACAGAAATGTGAAACCTCTTCCTCTCCACAAAGGATCCCGATCTCAAGGGGTCAGCCATGATGCATCAATGTTCACTGGACACCCCCAAGCTTGTGTTTGTGTACGTTCCTTCCTTGAGTGACTTTTCCTGCTTCCGTAGAGCCGTTTTCCAGCGTCAACCCATGCTCGGAATCTCGGATTCTCGCTCGGCTACGACCACTCCCCATCCCGGAGACCGCCCGTCTCAACCACCCCACCCTCTCATCGATTCCATCCTTTctacggcggtggcggcggcggcggcgcgcggcgctgcGAACGGTGAGCGTCAGGCATTCGTCGTCTTGACCATGAAACTTGAAAGACCTCGTGGTTGTACTCTGGCAGAGGCGTCGTCAGACGTGTCATCGTCAAGTGGCTATAAAAACTAACACTACTTAAGTTTGAGGTCAAATAGATTCAGAGCCACACGTTTCTTAAGGATCAAGGAGTTTGATTtagcaaaacaaaaaataagaTTAAGCAAAGTTATACAAGTAACACAAACTTGCAGGGTATGGATAAGATAGTAGCCCTACTGGTAGTATTCTAGGAGTACTGCTGGTAGCAGCTTGTTTGTTCGTGCATGGCACCTTTGGTGGTTTTTTTTTGGCCATTTGCTAAGGTTCACTGAAAGGGCAGATTCATTGAACGTGGACCCCCTCGTTAGGTGCCGAGGAAGCCGTCCAGATTCACTGTACCCAGCAGCGGGCCTCTCATGGGCCTTGTCCATCAATCTGGGCCGAGAGCCAATTCAGGCCGGAACACAACAAGAGCAGTAGTAGAAAAGTAATAAGTTCAGGTTAGGTCCCTTGAATTATCACCGAGTTCGACTTTGGTCCTCGAACCACAATACCACGTACAACAACGAGGGGGCAGTCCCTCAACTTGCAAAACCTGTACCCGAGATTCTAAACAGTATAGTGTCCAGTTTTAACTAACATGACTAGGTGGGTCTCACATGTCAGGCATATTTCTCGTCCTCTCCAACCTCCTGCCATTGCTAACTAAAATTATAAATCTCTCCTTTTTAGTTTTAGTAGAGTTGTTGGTATTTTTTGGATGTATCCATCCTAATCAACAAGCAGGAGGTCTCTTCTCTGATTTAATTTGCTAGCCCATCAGATATGGGGTGCTTCGCGTTCAAGAGCGGCAACAGGAGCAAAGGCCAAGAACGCGCggacgccggtggcggcggccgcgtcgtccTCGCGCGCCGTCAAGCGCCTTAACCAGCGCAGCCTGCAGGTCAGTATGGTTTTGCATTTACTCCTCTCAAAAAATTGCCATGGTGCTTTTGATTTGAGCTAGATTTGTCAAAACCATACCGAATTTGTTCATCAGAATGATCGAATTACAGGCGATACTTCGGCAAAAAATGAACTTGCAGATTTTGTCTTTTGAGCCTGTGCACTGACCACATGTCTGCATATTTTCAGAGTACCAAAAAGAAATAGGCCTAATATGTGGGGCTCACTCGTCACATAAGCTAAAACCAAGCATTATACTGTTTGGGATCTCGGCTACAACAGTTTTATAAGTTGAGAGACACGTTATATCTGGCATTGTGTTTGGGGGATGAAATTCGAACTCAACAACTAGATAAAGGAcgtaaagtgaacttattccagtGGAAAACGAGATGAAACAAAGAGACgagaatttgttttattttcctcCAGATCGACGAACAAACAACCGAAACGAATTCCAATTGGTAAATCAAATAGCTCAAGCAACAATGAGCTTTATCCCCTCCCCCTCACTCAACAATGGCAACGGTGGTCAAGCATGTACAGTACATCAATTCACCAATCACTCTGAAACTGAAAATCGCACAGagagctagcttagcttagctagaaCCATTAGCTCACTCAGTACTTCTTCCGCTTGAGGAAGTTGGCGATCCAGTAGCTGGACTGCTTGTGGTAGCGCTTGAGATTGTTGAGGCGGTCGATGTAGATGAGGCCGAATCGGTCGAGGTATCCGTCGCCCCACTCGAAGCAGTCCATGAACGTCCAGGTGAAGTAGCCCTTCACGTTCACCCCGTTCTTGATGGCGTGGTTGACGAACTGCAGGTGTTTCGAGTGGAACTCGATCCTATGCCCGTCCTTGAGCGCCTCCGTGATTGGCAAGCTCTTGTTGTTCCCCTCGGCGATTCCTGCAATCACACATGAAAGTCATCTTGCAGGATGTCGATcccctcgttttttttttcatttccatGTTAtccaaatagttgtgaaaaagttttggagaaaaaaaatgagaatgtAGTTCAAATGTATCAGCCCACAAAACATGCAACTTCAAGTTCAAATTAATCTATATAAAGAGTGTACTACTtatctatactcctttaaaagaCCCTAATGATAATGGTGAGTGGTGAATCTgccaccacccaccaccactACCATATGGGTCCCCTAAATACTGAGATAGGTGGACTTTTATCCCTTCCTTGGCCAGAAGCCATCAAACAaggaaaacttattttaaagtGAGATACAAAATTATGAAAAACATAATGTGGAATGATTTATAATGgggataattttattttaatatttgtgGTTTTAAAGCCGTATATTAATTCCTGTTGCAATGCACAAGCATTCAGCTAGTATATCAAAAAGAAGTTAAAGCCATTACAATGAGAAAGTTATTTAATTGGGAAGTGCGGCGGTATAAATCCTAATGCTCATGAATATTATGCATACATGAGTACATTTTCAATAGGAATTTAGTGGAGCTTAGGATAAGCTATTAGTCCCTGTCTATTTGAGCGTATGCTAGAAGTGTGCGTACTCGTGGGTGAGTGTAGTGCACGTATTTATCTCGTGTGTAATGAAAACAAAGATGGTTATTTAATTACCATTTTCTGTGACGTAGATGATCGGGTTGTTGTACCTCCTCTTGGTGTAGAGGAGTAGCTCGCGGAGACCCGGAGGGTAGTTGAAGAAGATCGGGGTGAACTCCTGCCAAAATGTTGGAAGAAATTAATCAGCCGTGGATTGATGGATTGATCGATCGGTCTCAAGAAAATCAAGAACATGATGTTGTGTTCATGCGTTGGTGTTGAGGAGGAGTCGATCTATGTACGTACCTGCGGACCAATGGGTTTGCCGTTGCGGAAGCCAGTGGTGTTGGCGCGGATGTCGGTGTCGTAGGAGAGCCTGTTTGAGCTGGGCAGCGGCACGCTCTTGGCGTAGTAGGTGGTGTAGTAGTTGACGCCGATGAAGTCATAGGATCCCCTCACCGCTGCCGCCTGCTCCGCCGTGAACGCCGGCAGCCGCGCCCCGAGCCACCCCCTCATCGTGCCTGGGTAGTCGCCGTGCACGATGGGGTCCAGGAACCATCCGTacatgaagtcgaggctgcgtTGCACAACGCGGCGGTCAGCGGCCGTGTCATTATACGGCACGAACCAGTGCGACACCGCCGTGATGCCGATCTGCCCGTGCTGCGTGGGTTGGTACTTGGTGCGGTAGAGGTGGACGGCGGTGGCATGGGCGAGGATGACGTGGTGCGCTGCTAGGTAAGGCTCGCGGCTGGAGTCGCCGCCGGCACAGGAGGTGGAGACGTAGGGGGAGCACCGGCCCAAGGCGTGGATGCCGGTGCCGTAGCCCTGGGAGCAGTAGGTCCATGGCTCGTTGAAGGTGGCCCAGAACTTGACACGGTCGCCGAACTCCCGGAAGCACACTTCGGCGAAGTCCACATAATCCTTGCTGAAAATATTGACAATCCAAATCTCTAATAtgagtatttttttaagataatggtaATGGTTTACATCTCCGGTGTCTTTCGACAGGCACACAGCCAAATTTGCATAATCGACAAATTTTAATGTGAGTCATTGATGAATTCTAGCCAAATTTGCAGAACCGACAAGCAATTTATTTTGATTCAGATGACCAAATTACCTACCCTGTTCTATCTAACtggtttttcttttgaaacTTAGGTGAATGGCCTAACTTTAATCAACCTCATCATCAGCTTAACAAGTTGAGTGATTTTAACAGGTTTATGGATTTTCTTTGTCTCTATCTAAAAAACTTACATGATATTCTCACTCAGGAATCCTCCGTATTTGCTCTCAAGGGCCTGTGGTGTGTCCCAGTGGAAGATTGTGACAAATGGCTTCATCCCTGTTATGAAAATTTTGTAATTAATTCAAAGTttactacttaaaaataccaaaaaaatatttataattttgtaGTAACAGTAACACATGATTGTAAATAGGACATAACTGAAAAAATTTACTCACCTTTGGCTATGATTTCATTGATCAGGTTGTTATAGAAAGCTACTCCTTCCTTGTTCACCCCTCCACTCAATGTTCCATCTGCATTCAACAGGCATTTACAAAGGAAAATTTCACGGTCAAAAAACTGAAATGCAACTGAATGCGCTGATACGATCTAGGAAATATAATGCCCATTCTCAAATACTTCCTCTGATCATAATTATTTGACGTTCTGGACAGCCATATACTAAGTTCAAGTCATCTTAACTGTCTAAAACGTCAACTAATTCAGTCCGGAGATGGTAGAATTAACTTCACTCACTTGGCAGGATCCGGCTCCAAGAAATGGAAAACCGGAAGGCGTCCATGTTCATGTCTTTGAGAAGGTTTACATCCTCCTGCATTTTCAAGGTTCAACAAAAGAAATGAATGATCAGTTCAAGAAGATTCCTGTCCAAGATAAACTTTTTATTCGGTCCATCAAGTCATGAAAACATTTATTTTTTGACATACAACAAGTCAAAGATTAAAACCTTGAGTTAATATCTTTTTAAATAATTAGACTGACACATGGAAATCATATGGGTAAAATCTCATAGTAAAATCAGGTTTTTATAATGTGCTCACTTCGGTCAAATTTATTTGACGTTGGGAGAACTGAGTTTAGTTCTTCcaatgtcaaatattttttttactagaggCTGGAGTATACTATAACAAAAATTAGTCATTAAAATTGCATTCCAAAGACTGCGATTTTTTGGGGAAATTACTGTAGAAAAGGCTTCTACAGTGTGTAAATATATATTCCAAAGACTGCGTTAATACCGAACAATGTGTTTCCTTGAATGCATTTCAAGAGCAAGAACTCCTGCTTtacttaaaagaaaaactagaatCTACCTTGTAGCGATGATAGAAGTCATCTGCCACATCGCCGGTGTCACCATTTAAGATTTTTCCTGCAGGCATGAAAATAGTTTCCCTTAATCacctattttaaattttacatgccagctatatatataatagtgGGAGGTTAAcacttaataataataataacctGGGATGTGCGAGAAAGTGTCCCACACGCTAGGACGCTAGGACCCCTACCTCCTTCCTTAGCAGCTCCCTCATACTGCAAGTAATTAAGCAATGCAAGGATACATCTCTGAATTTGTtcaggaactaaccaagaaccATGTGCATTGCACTTGATTCAAACCATTCTTGCAGATGTAAGAGTTTTGGACAAATTTATCTCTGTATGGATCACCTGATACGCTGCAGAGCCGGTGCCGAAGATGAAATCCTTGGGGAAGCTGTACCTGTTGAACGATGCATCAACACCGCTGCAGAGTACAGCAACGAAAACAAGAACAGGAACAATCTGCCTTCCCATTCCGATTCCGAGCCAGGCCATCTCGAAACTGGAACTGATCAAGCCAAGCAGCTTAGCTGGGCAGTGGCTCTGCAGGAAGCATAATTCAGAAGGGTATTTATAGAGAAGAGTTGGCGATGCAGATAAACGGATCAGATCATAGGCCAGCAGATGTGTTGGCGTTGCTTCCCTGATTGGCAATTCTCACTATTCCGAGATCGAGTTCCTCAAGACTTTCGAGAAGAGATATCgtattatatttgattttaaccGGTTGAATTTGTCATCTACAGTAGCAAGAAGACGTTGAAATTGATTTGTTTAGTTCAGCATGAGGGGCACGAGAGGGCAACTGCTCAAGGCTTGAGACATGTAagtacagtttttttttatatatatagaatgTATATATGATAGCGGCTGATTTCGTTCTCATTCTTCTGAAGAGGACGCACCACCTATAATTTTTAGTTAAAGTATTTTGTGATTGGTACGAATggtgtataaatatataatgtaCGTTGCAATAAAAGGAATAGTTGCTATAACGACTTACGCACGACGATCGCCTAGTTGCTATAACTGGAAATGTATTTTCAACACCGCAATTAATTCTCTTCACATGTAATGGCGTGCCGCTGGTTACAACTGACCTCTGTACTTGTAAACCTCTTCAAATGGCAATGGAAATTTAGTTGGGAAACCTCTCCCCTCTGGTCTCTGgtgattattaaaaaaaaatagttgtatTGATTATAATATAAGTACACACTATACTTATATTATAATCAATACAACTATTCCTTTTTTTATATCTCACTTGGATACTAATAATATACCTCCTATGTGGATTAAGGGAGAGACATTTGATCCTTACACGTAAGGTAATGATATAAAACCGACATCACAGTCGTCATCTATATACAAACATGGAAAACACTATAAGATCAAGATTCATTCTAGATAAGTCATTTAAAGGCACgatatttttgataaattttcatGAGGTGGATTTATTGCGCGCATGTTCGCGCTCGAAATCGCTAATAGACGATCAGTCGCGCGGGGCGTGCGACTGGACACGTGTCATGCGTGGAGAGGGGGGCGTGGGCGGCGTGcagtttctttccttttttttttgtttttttcgcaCGGTTTCTAGGCGGCAcgcggtttcttttttttttctctttttatacgcgcggtttctttttttttttttcttttcttctttcagtatcgttactttttttttggcgcatggctttttttctgtttttttttctttccgtatttttttgtttttcggtttttttaatacaaacatatacaaattttgtatatgcgtatataaattttgtatacgtatacaaaatttgtatacgtgtatataaactTCGTATATGtgtacttttttatatatagatgtacaaactttgtatatatatacgtatataaagttggtatattttgtatgcatacatatataaactttatatacatcgtatacaaactttgtatatgccATATACATACattatacatgtgtatatacatATTAGAATATCTACTtatatatactacttaaaaagtttaagatgtttcCTTCCTCTGttaataaattttttttaaaaaagtccgATTGTAATTAAAAAAAGCCCGGGGCGAAAAAAAAAGTGCGGCAAAAAAAAACTGACCGATTCCTATCCTTACTTAAAAAAGCGGAACAAAAAGGTGCGGCAAAAAACGATTGTAAAAAGGAAGCCCGGcacggccaaaaaaaaaatttgtccgtttcctttttttttccttttccaattttattttattttcaccgCTTTTTTCTTTCACCGTTTTTCCGGGCTTTTTCgtccgttttctttttttttcgttttattttctttgcgCCGTTTTTTCTTTCACCGTTTTTCTGGtttcgctattttttttctgtttttccatTGGGCCGAATCCTAGCGCCGCCACCATATCGATTTGCATTTTTATGTGTTTCCTCATCCAATTGATTGCAAAAACCGATTCTCCACTACTCTCTTATCATTTTCCCCTTGAATTTCTCTTCCAGTTcgtcattttttttccaagttttACGGATTGCTTTGATTTTGGTAAAAAACGAAAAAGGGAATCGAGTGGATCAAAATCTCTCAACAATTTtggagatcgagaaagattcgacCGCATTTGACGGAGAGGATCGACTCCACCATCGTACAGACACGGTACTATGCGAGCTCGACCAGATTACCGGATTTGATGGGTGGATCGGCTCCGTCATGGTACGGGCACGAGTTGACGGAGAGGATCGAATCCACCATCGTACGGACACGGTACTATGCGAGCTCGACCAGATTACTGGATTTGATGGGTGGATTGGCTCCGTCATGGCACGGGCATGAGACTGTTCGAGCTAGGCCTACAGTTGCACTTGTGGGCTAAGCCGAAGAGAGGTAGGCCAGGCACAGGACTGTTCGAGCTAGGGCTACAGCTCCACTTGTGGGCTGAGCCGAAGAGAGATAGGCCGAGCATATAGATGTAGTGGACTACTCTAGGACTAGAGctgaaaaggaaggaaggaatgAATGTCCGGTCCAAAAACAAAGAAGCATCCGGTCCAAAACCAAGGGAGTATAATGTAtcggcttgtttggtaactcaagggaaggggattgggagtttacacgagggaattgatgatgagattaagatgggaatttgatttttaatctcaatatcttgtttggtagaggtgatggaaattgatagggagtttagttggagattagttcattaataaaaacggatggctgagattcgCTTAGACAAactaaaggaggaattcccttcCAATTACCttcccctacccaggtattgaaaaggagggagttccttactcaattccccatcccaccaaaattctcatatctcccaaccaaataaaacacttaatagcctcatccctctaaactctcAATCCCTCATAAAAACTCCTTCCAACTAAACGAGCCATATaggataaaaaaatgtttttacccGTAGCaacgcacggatattttttcgtgtgtgtgtctatatatatatatatatatacacacacacatatgtataaactttatatataaagtttaggaaaaagtacgattTACCCCCCAAACTATTGCGACAGTACGAATTATccccccgaaccacaaaaccggttATATTACACCTCAAAACTATTGATACCGGCTGAATTACCCCCTGACTCAATACTGAGCGGTTTTGCTCCTACATGGCATACACGTGGCGTCGACGTGGAAATCcaatcagtaaaaaaaaag is from Oryza sativa Japonica Group chromosome 9, ASM3414082v1 and encodes:
- the LOC4347440 gene encoding LOW QUALITY PROTEIN: beta-glucosidase 29-like (The sequence of the model RefSeq protein was modified relative to this genomic sequence to represent the inferred CDS: deleted 2 bases in 1 codon), whose protein sequence is MAWLGIGMGRQIVPVLVFVAVLCSGVDASFNRYSFPKDFIFGTGSAAYQYEGAAKEGGRGPSVSVWDTFSHIPGKILNGDTGDVADDFYHRYKEDVNLLKDMNMDAFRFSISWSRILPNGTLSGGVNKEGVAFYNNLINEIIAKGMKPFVTIFHWDTPQALESKYGGFLSENIIKDYVDFAEVCFREFGDRVKFWATFNEPWTYCSQGYGTGIHALGRCSPYVSTSCAGGDSSREPYLAAHHVILAHATAVHLYRTKYQPTQHGQIGITAVSHWFVPYNDTAADRRVVQRSLDFMYGWFLDPIVHGDYPGTMRGWLGARLPAFTAEQAAAVRGSYDFIGVNYYTTYYAKSVPLPSSNRLSYDTDIRANTTGFRNGKPIGPQEFTPIFFNYPPGLRELLLYTKRRYNNPIIYVTENGIAEGNNKSLPITEALKDGHRIEFHSKHLQFVNHAIKNGVNVKGYFTWTFMDCFEWGDGYLDRFGLIYIDRLNNLKRYHKQSSYWIANFLKRKKY
- the LOC4347439 gene encoding ETHYLENE INSENSITIVE 3-like 3 protein: MDHLAIIATELGDSSDFEVEGIQNLTENDVSDEEIEAEDLARRMWKDRIKLRRIKERQDRLALALQQAELDKSKGKPISDQAMRKKMSRAQDGILKYMLKLMEVCNARGFVYGIIPDKGKPVSGASDNIRAWWKEKVKFDKNGPAAIAKYESENLASADAPSSGIKSQHSLMDLQDATLGSLLSSLMQHCDPPQRKYPLERGTPPPWWPSGNEDWWIALGLPRGQIPPYKKPHDLKKVWKVGVLTGVIKHMSPNFDKIRNHVRKSKCLQDKMTAKESLIWLGVLQREERLVLSIDNGMSEVTHHGALEYRNGDTHSSSNEYDVDGFEEAPLSTSSGDDEQDLSPAAQLSEEHAPTRRERAKVKRPNQVVPKKAGTKEPPKRKRPRHSVTVIEQEVQRADDASEHSRNMIPDMNRLDQVEIQGMANQITSFNEEANTSEALQHRGNTQELAHLPADFNHYGNAQATIATPVSICMRGQAVPYESSDNSRPKTGNIFPQDSDSGFNNMPSSYQTIPPKQPLPLSIMEHHVVPLGIRTPADNSPYSDQIIGSGNSTSVPGDMQLIDYPFYGEQDKFAGSSFAGLPLDYISISSPIPDIDDLLLHDDDLMEYLGT